A genomic window from Cyprinus carpio isolate SPL01 chromosome A2, ASM1834038v1, whole genome shotgun sequence includes:
- the LOC109047861 gene encoding SWI/SNF-related matrix-associated actin-dependent regulator of chromatin subfamily D member 3-like isoform X1, with the protein MDMEDSAGGARKATKSKLFEFLVHGVRPGMTSGARMPHQGAPMGPPGPPYGGTPPIRPGMPTSALDPNRKRPAPTQPVQPPPVQNRPRKKPLGFPATNEISARQMDMRDAQSDPSIGCFNAKRRKMADKILPQRVRSITMAFICLFVYSCLNFQCQVKSDHTVQIRELVPESQAYMDLLAFERKLDQTIMRKRVDIQEALKRPMKQKRKLRLYISNTFNPAKPDAEDSEGSIASWELRVEGKLLDDPGKQKRKFSSFFKSLVIELDKDLYGPDNHLVEWHRTPTTQETDGFQVKRPGDVNVRCTLLLMLDYQPPQFKLDPRLARLLGIHTQTRSCIIQALWQYVKTNKLQDPHEKEYINCDKYFQQIFDCPRLKFCEIPQRLTNLLLPPDPIVINHVISVDPNDQKKTACYDIDVEVDDPLKSQMNGFLLSTANQQEIASLDNKIHETIESINQLKIQRDFMLSFSRDPKGYIQDWICSQNRDLKLMTDTVGNPEEERRAAFYNQPWSQEAVSRYFYCKIQQRRQELEQALAMRNT; encoded by the exons ATGGACATGGAGGATTCTGCCGGAGGAGCTCGTAAAGCCACCAAGAGTAAACTGTTTGAGTTTCTCGTCCATGGAGTG CGTCCAGGGATGACCTCAGGGGCACGGATGCCCCATCAAGGCGCTCCCATGGGGCCTCCTGGACCTCCATATGGTGGAACACCACCAATTCGACCAGGGATGCCTACCTCAGCACTAGACCCCAACCGAAAACGTCCTGCCCCAACCCAGCCAGTGCAACCTCCCCCCGTCCAGAACCGTCCCAGAAA GAAACCACTTGGATTTCCAGCAACAAATGAGATATCTGCAAGACAGATGGACATGAGAGACGCCCAATCAGATCCTTCAATTGGATGCTTCAA TGCCAAGAGAAGAAAAATGGCAGACAAGATTCTCCCTCAGAGGGTGAGGTCCATCACAATGgcttttatctgtttgtttgtttattcatgtctTAATTTTCAGTGCCAAGTCAAGAGTGATCACACGGTACAG ATCCGAGAACTGGTGCCAGAGTCCCAGGCGTACATGGACCTCCTGGCTTTTGAGCGCAAACTTGACCAAACCATTATGAGGAAGAGGGTGGATATACAAGAAGCCCTCAAAAGGCCAATGAAG CAAAAGCGGAAACTACGATTGTACATTTCAAACACTTTCAACCCTGCCAAACCTGACGCAGAGGACTCTGAGGGCAGCATTGCATCCTGGGAGCTGCGTGTAGAGGGCAAATTGTTGGATGAT CCTGGAAAACAAAAGAGGaagttttcttctttctttaagAGCCTTGTTATTGAGCTGGATAAGGATCTGTATGGCCCTGACAACCACTTAGTGGAG TGGCACCGCACTCCGACGACCCAGGAGACAGATGGCTTTCAGGTGAAGAGGCCTGGTGATGTGAATGTGCGCTGTACCCTCTTACTCATGCTGGATTACCAG CCTCCTCAGTTTAAGTTGGATCCTCGCCTTGCACGTCTCCTTGGCATCCACACTCAGACCCGCTCCTGCATCATCCAGGCTTTATGGCAGTACGTCAAGACCAACAAGCTGCAGGATCCTCATGAAAAGGAGTACATCAACTGTGATAAATATTTCCAGCAG ATCTTTGACTGTCCTCGTCTGAAGTTTTGTGAGATCCCCCAGCGACTAACTAACCTCCTGCTGCCGCCAGATCCTATTGTCATCAATCATGTTATCAG cgTGGATCCAAATGACCAGAAGAAGACAGCTTGCTATGACATTGATGTTGAAGTTGATGATCCTCTTAAGAGTCAGATGAATGGATTCCTGCTGTCCACAGCCAATCAGCAAGAGATTGCATCCCTGGACAACAAG ATCCATGAAACTATTGAGTCCATCAATCAACTGAAGATCCAAAGAGATTTTATGCTTAGCTTCTCTAGAGACCCCAAGGGCTACATCCAGGACTGGATCTGCTCCCAGAACCGGGACCTTAAG CTGATGACAGATACAGTAGGAAATccagaggaagagagaagagcAGCGTTTTATAACCAGCCCTGGTCTCAGGAAGCTGTCAGCCGCTATTTCTATTGCAAG ATTCAACAACGAAGACAGGAGCTTGAACAAGCTTTGGCAATGCGAAACACCTAA
- the LOC109047861 gene encoding SWI/SNF-related matrix-associated actin-dependent regulator of chromatin subfamily D member 3-like isoform X2 — protein sequence MERKRPGMTSGARMPHQGAPMGPPGPPYGGTPPIRPGMPTSALDPNRKRPAPTQPVQPPPVQNRPRKKPLGFPATNEISARQMDMRDAQSDPSIGCFNAKRRKMADKILPQRVRSITMAFICLFVYSCLNFQCQVKSDHTVQIRELVPESQAYMDLLAFERKLDQTIMRKRVDIQEALKRPMKQKRKLRLYISNTFNPAKPDAEDSEGSIASWELRVEGKLLDDPGKQKRKFSSFFKSLVIELDKDLYGPDNHLVEWHRTPTTQETDGFQVKRPGDVNVRCTLLLMLDYQPPQFKLDPRLARLLGIHTQTRSCIIQALWQYVKTNKLQDPHEKEYINCDKYFQQIFDCPRLKFCEIPQRLTNLLLPPDPIVINHVISVDPNDQKKTACYDIDVEVDDPLKSQMNGFLLSTANQQEIASLDNKIHETIESINQLKIQRDFMLSFSRDPKGYIQDWICSQNRDLKLMTDTVGNPEEERRAAFYNQPWSQEAVSRYFYCKIQQRRQELEQALAMRNT from the exons ATGGAAAGAAAG CGTCCAGGGATGACCTCAGGGGCACGGATGCCCCATCAAGGCGCTCCCATGGGGCCTCCTGGACCTCCATATGGTGGAACACCACCAATTCGACCAGGGATGCCTACCTCAGCACTAGACCCCAACCGAAAACGTCCTGCCCCAACCCAGCCAGTGCAACCTCCCCCCGTCCAGAACCGTCCCAGAAA GAAACCACTTGGATTTCCAGCAACAAATGAGATATCTGCAAGACAGATGGACATGAGAGACGCCCAATCAGATCCTTCAATTGGATGCTTCAA TGCCAAGAGAAGAAAAATGGCAGACAAGATTCTCCCTCAGAGGGTGAGGTCCATCACAATGgcttttatctgtttgtttgtttattcatgtctTAATTTTCAGTGCCAAGTCAAGAGTGATCACACGGTACAG ATCCGAGAACTGGTGCCAGAGTCCCAGGCGTACATGGACCTCCTGGCTTTTGAGCGCAAACTTGACCAAACCATTATGAGGAAGAGGGTGGATATACAAGAAGCCCTCAAAAGGCCAATGAAG CAAAAGCGGAAACTACGATTGTACATTTCAAACACTTTCAACCCTGCCAAACCTGACGCAGAGGACTCTGAGGGCAGCATTGCATCCTGGGAGCTGCGTGTAGAGGGCAAATTGTTGGATGAT CCTGGAAAACAAAAGAGGaagttttcttctttctttaagAGCCTTGTTATTGAGCTGGATAAGGATCTGTATGGCCCTGACAACCACTTAGTGGAG TGGCACCGCACTCCGACGACCCAGGAGACAGATGGCTTTCAGGTGAAGAGGCCTGGTGATGTGAATGTGCGCTGTACCCTCTTACTCATGCTGGATTACCAG CCTCCTCAGTTTAAGTTGGATCCTCGCCTTGCACGTCTCCTTGGCATCCACACTCAGACCCGCTCCTGCATCATCCAGGCTTTATGGCAGTACGTCAAGACCAACAAGCTGCAGGATCCTCATGAAAAGGAGTACATCAACTGTGATAAATATTTCCAGCAG ATCTTTGACTGTCCTCGTCTGAAGTTTTGTGAGATCCCCCAGCGACTAACTAACCTCCTGCTGCCGCCAGATCCTATTGTCATCAATCATGTTATCAG cgTGGATCCAAATGACCAGAAGAAGACAGCTTGCTATGACATTGATGTTGAAGTTGATGATCCTCTTAAGAGTCAGATGAATGGATTCCTGCTGTCCACAGCCAATCAGCAAGAGATTGCATCCCTGGACAACAAG ATCCATGAAACTATTGAGTCCATCAATCAACTGAAGATCCAAAGAGATTTTATGCTTAGCTTCTCTAGAGACCCCAAGGGCTACATCCAGGACTGGATCTGCTCCCAGAACCGGGACCTTAAG CTGATGACAGATACAGTAGGAAATccagaggaagagagaagagcAGCGTTTTATAACCAGCCCTGGTCTCAGGAAGCTGTCAGCCGCTATTTCTATTGCAAG ATTCAACAACGAAGACAGGAGCTTGAACAAGCTTTGGCAATGCGAAACACCTAA
- the LOC109047861 gene encoding SWI/SNF-related matrix-associated actin-dependent regulator of chromatin subfamily D member 3-like isoform X4, with product MDMEDSAGGARKATKSKLFEFLVHGVRPGMTSGARMPHQGAPMGPPGPPYGGTPPIRPGMPTSALDPNRKRPAPTQPVQPPPVQNRPRNAKRRKMADKILPQRVRSITMAFICLFVYSCLNFQCQVKSDHTVQIRELVPESQAYMDLLAFERKLDQTIMRKRVDIQEALKRPMKQKRKLRLYISNTFNPAKPDAEDSEGSIASWELRVEGKLLDDPGKQKRKFSSFFKSLVIELDKDLYGPDNHLVEWHRTPTTQETDGFQVKRPGDVNVRCTLLLMLDYQPPQFKLDPRLARLLGIHTQTRSCIIQALWQYVKTNKLQDPHEKEYINCDKYFQQIFDCPRLKFCEIPQRLTNLLLPPDPIVINHVISVDPNDQKKTACYDIDVEVDDPLKSQMNGFLLSTANQQEIASLDNKIHETIESINQLKIQRDFMLSFSRDPKGYIQDWICSQNRDLKLMTDTVGNPEEERRAAFYNQPWSQEAVSRYFYCKIQQRRQELEQALAMRNT from the exons ATGGACATGGAGGATTCTGCCGGAGGAGCTCGTAAAGCCACCAAGAGTAAACTGTTTGAGTTTCTCGTCCATGGAGTG CGTCCAGGGATGACCTCAGGGGCACGGATGCCCCATCAAGGCGCTCCCATGGGGCCTCCTGGACCTCCATATGGTGGAACACCACCAATTCGACCAGGGATGCCTACCTCAGCACTAGACCCCAACCGAAAACGTCCTGCCCCAACCCAGCCAGTGCAACCTCCCCCCGTCCAGAACCGTCCCAGAAA TGCCAAGAGAAGAAAAATGGCAGACAAGATTCTCCCTCAGAGGGTGAGGTCCATCACAATGgcttttatctgtttgtttgtttattcatgtctTAATTTTCAGTGCCAAGTCAAGAGTGATCACACGGTACAG ATCCGAGAACTGGTGCCAGAGTCCCAGGCGTACATGGACCTCCTGGCTTTTGAGCGCAAACTTGACCAAACCATTATGAGGAAGAGGGTGGATATACAAGAAGCCCTCAAAAGGCCAATGAAG CAAAAGCGGAAACTACGATTGTACATTTCAAACACTTTCAACCCTGCCAAACCTGACGCAGAGGACTCTGAGGGCAGCATTGCATCCTGGGAGCTGCGTGTAGAGGGCAAATTGTTGGATGAT CCTGGAAAACAAAAGAGGaagttttcttctttctttaagAGCCTTGTTATTGAGCTGGATAAGGATCTGTATGGCCCTGACAACCACTTAGTGGAG TGGCACCGCACTCCGACGACCCAGGAGACAGATGGCTTTCAGGTGAAGAGGCCTGGTGATGTGAATGTGCGCTGTACCCTCTTACTCATGCTGGATTACCAG CCTCCTCAGTTTAAGTTGGATCCTCGCCTTGCACGTCTCCTTGGCATCCACACTCAGACCCGCTCCTGCATCATCCAGGCTTTATGGCAGTACGTCAAGACCAACAAGCTGCAGGATCCTCATGAAAAGGAGTACATCAACTGTGATAAATATTTCCAGCAG ATCTTTGACTGTCCTCGTCTGAAGTTTTGTGAGATCCCCCAGCGACTAACTAACCTCCTGCTGCCGCCAGATCCTATTGTCATCAATCATGTTATCAG cgTGGATCCAAATGACCAGAAGAAGACAGCTTGCTATGACATTGATGTTGAAGTTGATGATCCTCTTAAGAGTCAGATGAATGGATTCCTGCTGTCCACAGCCAATCAGCAAGAGATTGCATCCCTGGACAACAAG ATCCATGAAACTATTGAGTCCATCAATCAACTGAAGATCCAAAGAGATTTTATGCTTAGCTTCTCTAGAGACCCCAAGGGCTACATCCAGGACTGGATCTGCTCCCAGAACCGGGACCTTAAG CTGATGACAGATACAGTAGGAAATccagaggaagagagaagagcAGCGTTTTATAACCAGCCCTGGTCTCAGGAAGCTGTCAGCCGCTATTTCTATTGCAAG ATTCAACAACGAAGACAGGAGCTTGAACAAGCTTTGGCAATGCGAAACACCTAA
- the LOC109047861 gene encoding SWI/SNF-related matrix-associated actin-dependent regulator of chromatin subfamily D member 3-like isoform X3: MDMEDSAGGARKATKSKLFEFLVHGVRPGMTSGARMPHQGAPMGPPGPPYGGTPPIRPGMPTSALDPNRKRPAPTQPVQPPPVQNRPRKKPLGFPATNEISARQMDMRDAQSDPSIGCFNAKRRKMADKILPQRIRELVPESQAYMDLLAFERKLDQTIMRKRVDIQEALKRPMKQKRKLRLYISNTFNPAKPDAEDSEGSIASWELRVEGKLLDDPGKQKRKFSSFFKSLVIELDKDLYGPDNHLVEWHRTPTTQETDGFQVKRPGDVNVRCTLLLMLDYQPPQFKLDPRLARLLGIHTQTRSCIIQALWQYVKTNKLQDPHEKEYINCDKYFQQIFDCPRLKFCEIPQRLTNLLLPPDPIVINHVISVDPNDQKKTACYDIDVEVDDPLKSQMNGFLLSTANQQEIASLDNKIHETIESINQLKIQRDFMLSFSRDPKGYIQDWICSQNRDLKLMTDTVGNPEEERRAAFYNQPWSQEAVSRYFYCKIQQRRQELEQALAMRNT, translated from the exons ATGGACATGGAGGATTCTGCCGGAGGAGCTCGTAAAGCCACCAAGAGTAAACTGTTTGAGTTTCTCGTCCATGGAGTG CGTCCAGGGATGACCTCAGGGGCACGGATGCCCCATCAAGGCGCTCCCATGGGGCCTCCTGGACCTCCATATGGTGGAACACCACCAATTCGACCAGGGATGCCTACCTCAGCACTAGACCCCAACCGAAAACGTCCTGCCCCAACCCAGCCAGTGCAACCTCCCCCCGTCCAGAACCGTCCCAGAAA GAAACCACTTGGATTTCCAGCAACAAATGAGATATCTGCAAGACAGATGGACATGAGAGACGCCCAATCAGATCCTTCAATTGGATGCTTCAA TGCCAAGAGAAGAAAAATGGCAGACAAGATTCTCCCTCAGAGG ATCCGAGAACTGGTGCCAGAGTCCCAGGCGTACATGGACCTCCTGGCTTTTGAGCGCAAACTTGACCAAACCATTATGAGGAAGAGGGTGGATATACAAGAAGCCCTCAAAAGGCCAATGAAG CAAAAGCGGAAACTACGATTGTACATTTCAAACACTTTCAACCCTGCCAAACCTGACGCAGAGGACTCTGAGGGCAGCATTGCATCCTGGGAGCTGCGTGTAGAGGGCAAATTGTTGGATGAT CCTGGAAAACAAAAGAGGaagttttcttctttctttaagAGCCTTGTTATTGAGCTGGATAAGGATCTGTATGGCCCTGACAACCACTTAGTGGAG TGGCACCGCACTCCGACGACCCAGGAGACAGATGGCTTTCAGGTGAAGAGGCCTGGTGATGTGAATGTGCGCTGTACCCTCTTACTCATGCTGGATTACCAG CCTCCTCAGTTTAAGTTGGATCCTCGCCTTGCACGTCTCCTTGGCATCCACACTCAGACCCGCTCCTGCATCATCCAGGCTTTATGGCAGTACGTCAAGACCAACAAGCTGCAGGATCCTCATGAAAAGGAGTACATCAACTGTGATAAATATTTCCAGCAG ATCTTTGACTGTCCTCGTCTGAAGTTTTGTGAGATCCCCCAGCGACTAACTAACCTCCTGCTGCCGCCAGATCCTATTGTCATCAATCATGTTATCAG cgTGGATCCAAATGACCAGAAGAAGACAGCTTGCTATGACATTGATGTTGAAGTTGATGATCCTCTTAAGAGTCAGATGAATGGATTCCTGCTGTCCACAGCCAATCAGCAAGAGATTGCATCCCTGGACAACAAG ATCCATGAAACTATTGAGTCCATCAATCAACTGAAGATCCAAAGAGATTTTATGCTTAGCTTCTCTAGAGACCCCAAGGGCTACATCCAGGACTGGATCTGCTCCCAGAACCGGGACCTTAAG CTGATGACAGATACAGTAGGAAATccagaggaagagagaagagcAGCGTTTTATAACCAGCCCTGGTCTCAGGAAGCTGTCAGCCGCTATTTCTATTGCAAG ATTCAACAACGAAGACAGGAGCTTGAACAAGCTTTGGCAATGCGAAACACCTAA
- the LOC109047861 gene encoding SWI/SNF-related matrix-associated actin-dependent regulator of chromatin subfamily D member 3-like isoform X5, protein MDMEDSAGGARKATKSKLFEFLVHGVRPGMTSGARMPHQGAPMGPPGPPYGGTPPIRPGMPTSALDPNRKRPAPTQPVQPPPVQNRPRNAKRRKMADKILPQRIRELVPESQAYMDLLAFERKLDQTIMRKRVDIQEALKRPMKQKRKLRLYISNTFNPAKPDAEDSEGSIASWELRVEGKLLDDPGKQKRKFSSFFKSLVIELDKDLYGPDNHLVEWHRTPTTQETDGFQVKRPGDVNVRCTLLLMLDYQPPQFKLDPRLARLLGIHTQTRSCIIQALWQYVKTNKLQDPHEKEYINCDKYFQQIFDCPRLKFCEIPQRLTNLLLPPDPIVINHVISVDPNDQKKTACYDIDVEVDDPLKSQMNGFLLSTANQQEIASLDNKIHETIESINQLKIQRDFMLSFSRDPKGYIQDWICSQNRDLKLMTDTVGNPEEERRAAFYNQPWSQEAVSRYFYCKIQQRRQELEQALAMRNT, encoded by the exons ATGGACATGGAGGATTCTGCCGGAGGAGCTCGTAAAGCCACCAAGAGTAAACTGTTTGAGTTTCTCGTCCATGGAGTG CGTCCAGGGATGACCTCAGGGGCACGGATGCCCCATCAAGGCGCTCCCATGGGGCCTCCTGGACCTCCATATGGTGGAACACCACCAATTCGACCAGGGATGCCTACCTCAGCACTAGACCCCAACCGAAAACGTCCTGCCCCAACCCAGCCAGTGCAACCTCCCCCCGTCCAGAACCGTCCCAGAAA TGCCAAGAGAAGAAAAATGGCAGACAAGATTCTCCCTCAGAGG ATCCGAGAACTGGTGCCAGAGTCCCAGGCGTACATGGACCTCCTGGCTTTTGAGCGCAAACTTGACCAAACCATTATGAGGAAGAGGGTGGATATACAAGAAGCCCTCAAAAGGCCAATGAAG CAAAAGCGGAAACTACGATTGTACATTTCAAACACTTTCAACCCTGCCAAACCTGACGCAGAGGACTCTGAGGGCAGCATTGCATCCTGGGAGCTGCGTGTAGAGGGCAAATTGTTGGATGAT CCTGGAAAACAAAAGAGGaagttttcttctttctttaagAGCCTTGTTATTGAGCTGGATAAGGATCTGTATGGCCCTGACAACCACTTAGTGGAG TGGCACCGCACTCCGACGACCCAGGAGACAGATGGCTTTCAGGTGAAGAGGCCTGGTGATGTGAATGTGCGCTGTACCCTCTTACTCATGCTGGATTACCAG CCTCCTCAGTTTAAGTTGGATCCTCGCCTTGCACGTCTCCTTGGCATCCACACTCAGACCCGCTCCTGCATCATCCAGGCTTTATGGCAGTACGTCAAGACCAACAAGCTGCAGGATCCTCATGAAAAGGAGTACATCAACTGTGATAAATATTTCCAGCAG ATCTTTGACTGTCCTCGTCTGAAGTTTTGTGAGATCCCCCAGCGACTAACTAACCTCCTGCTGCCGCCAGATCCTATTGTCATCAATCATGTTATCAG cgTGGATCCAAATGACCAGAAGAAGACAGCTTGCTATGACATTGATGTTGAAGTTGATGATCCTCTTAAGAGTCAGATGAATGGATTCCTGCTGTCCACAGCCAATCAGCAAGAGATTGCATCCCTGGACAACAAG ATCCATGAAACTATTGAGTCCATCAATCAACTGAAGATCCAAAGAGATTTTATGCTTAGCTTCTCTAGAGACCCCAAGGGCTACATCCAGGACTGGATCTGCTCCCAGAACCGGGACCTTAAG CTGATGACAGATACAGTAGGAAATccagaggaagagagaagagcAGCGTTTTATAACCAGCCCTGGTCTCAGGAAGCTGTCAGCCGCTATTTCTATTGCAAG ATTCAACAACGAAGACAGGAGCTTGAACAAGCTTTGGCAATGCGAAACACCTAA